AGCACCCGACGCTCCTTCGAACATCTGCGCGGCTCGCTCGCTGTCGCTGGGTCCCAGCAGCGTCAAGCGATACTGATTCGACTGAAACGCGCACGCCGGCACCACGAAGGCACAACAGCCAACCCTCTCATGCAGTCCCCGAATGCAGTTTATGGCTCACACTGGGCGGAGCGCGAAGCGGTCTTTTCCTTCCGGGCCGGGGCGGGTCAATCCACAGCGCCGTTATCGCCTCAGCGGCGGCATTAAGAGGAGTGTAGTGGAGACCCCACCCCGCATTGCCATGGGCCGCGCTCCGGCGCTACACCTCGCCCGGTTCCAGGAAGAAGACATCCGAGgcagacagcagcgcaccacagccTTTCGCAGCGATTGGCCCAATGAGGGTAGCATTATTTTCCACAAGAGAGACGCGTGTTCGGTGGAGTACAACGATGGCGTCCGGGTCAAGGATGAACCACTACccgtccagcagcagcgggcgcgAGGCGTGCTCGCGGCCATGTCCGCACAAGGCATCCGTGAGCCACTCGCTCGTCTACACAACATAGCAAGCGActtggtggtgctggcgacAGTCCAGAGATGGCACTGAGGCAGGAGGGGTGGTAGCGGCTGGCGCCTATgcttgtgccgctgctgccacgccgcaCGCTGACTACACTACGTTTGTGGCGCCGACAACACCACGAGCTCTGCCCGGCACCTCAATTGGCCACATCTCCgagacccccccccccgagaACGCTCTCCTGCTGGCGAAGTTGTGCTGCCCTTCACTCTCCAACGGAGATGTCTGTGAAGCAGCCAAAGAAGCGTTCGTACCCGTGTCACTGCAGTCCCCAAACGTTGGTGCTGCCGGGCTCTGGGTGTTGATTGTAGTTGCTACTGCTGTTGAAGCCACCCAGCTGCCAAACAGTTTGCGCGTCGGCGTGAGGTGACATGACATGCCACTGGAGGACGAGACGCTACGATGAAGCAGGCGGCACCGACGCACTCCAGCCACATCGCTTTGCCTCATGTACGTAGAAATGACACCAATGCCAGGAATCACAACCGTCTTCGCTGTCCTACACTGCCGTGATGACTGTGAGCTCATGAGACCGGTATCGATCACACGGGTTGCTGACGTCCATAGAAAGGCGTCACAGGGTGCAAGACGAGAGCGGAAACGCGAGTCGAAGACGCTACGAGGAAGAACGATGCGAGACGTAATACGACAGGGCccggggaagggaggggggagggaggggaacgACatcaaagggaaaaagggggggaaaaGCATTGGTGGTGCCCTGAGCTTCGCTACATGCGCCAACACTAGCCTACTGCTGGTCGAGCAGGAGTCCACTGCGACTACAGGTTTGCCActgtggctgcggtgcgtACCAGTattctctgctgctctaACGGGTACTCGAGTGATGATAAGTGGAGGAAtgccccccccaaaaaaagaaaaaaataaaaataaaAACCGACGAAGTTACAAAGAagcgagcggcgctgccggagcGTTGCGACTCGTCAGTTTACGACAgcgagcgaagagagagagagagcggtacAGGCGCAGACGTGCCGACACAAGGCGCAAGCACACGACGCACGACGCGGCTATGCAGCGGATATCAAAACGGGGGCAGAGAACGTGtccggagagagaaaaaaaaaggaggctTTTCAAGCGTTAGCCGGAGCGTCTGCGGCCaacaacagaagagagaagggagggggggtgcccCTCAGCGAGGAGTaaagagtgggagagagacaagacacacatacacacacagaggggcattgacagagagggagggggggggagaggtcCGCGGGCAGGAAACCCCAGAGCCAACATCCCCGGATGGTGGGGGATCCCGTCTTGCTTTTCGTGTTCGTGTTGGCCTGCGTTGCTTTTCTGAGAACACACCTCAAATAGGGCCGGCGGTGCCGAGAGTTCCCCGAGAAACGCACGCAACAGGCAGGCCAGCGCAAAGGATGCGGTGGTGGACTAGAAAGAGgcaaaggggaggaaagaagcgGGAAGAGGCGGGAAGAGGGCGACATAGTTGGAAATGAAGGTGACACACCAAAACTCAACACAGGCACAGCACGTGCACAGCCaaaacgaggagagaggaggagtgggggaggcggaggcggagacgttggggggtggtgatgagagacacacgcacacacacagagagagagacacacggaTACGGCGAAAATGCAACGAGCGCGgaacgagaaggaaagaagaacgGTGCAGTGgcaagagcgagaaaaagagagcggcTTGAAGATGCAATAGAGCAAAGTACGAGCCGTCGTAtgcggcaccggcggcggaCTACAGCTGTCCTGTGGACCAGCAccgcatgtgtgcgtgcgcctatGCCTGATAAGAGGTGATGCCTCCCTCGCCAGGCGAAATGACAGACTttccgctgcctccttcaGGAAATTCCAGCGAGCGGCTGCCAGAGGTCCAACGACAGGGTGCAGTGGGGTTTGTTCGTGCAATCGAGTGTGCGCGAGAAACTAAGAAGTGAAAAGACAAAGGGGGTCCTTCGAACGCGTCATTGTCTGTTCCACACCGCCCTCTAGTGGCGCAAATGTCTGGTCAGACGTTATATCAGGCAGCGAAACACGGAGACAACTGCACTGCTGACCCgagaaggtggagcagcagcgatgaagaTGCCCGCGCACAAAGACGAGGCACCCCTTTCGTTGTTAGCGCAGCACAGACGACGTAAGGAAGAAAGTGTGGATGTGGGTCGGTTCGTCTTTGGGAGGGCTGcaacggagaggggagcgatGTTGTCTTCggcaagaggaggacaagaggAAGACTTCGTGCGAtagacgaagagggagaacagcgggaaaagaaagaacaaGACAAGACAGAAAAACGGCAGCAGATGAGTGAGCGAAGAGCAGATGAGGTAATACGACACACACGGTGGCAACGGCGGGCCGGTGTATAGGACGCGGACTCTTCCCCTTTTGGTTCCTCGCCTTTATCCCCTCCCCATTCCTCCAGGAATGCCGCGTGTGGACGCATTCGCACGCATGGCTCATCCCCCCGCACGATgagaaacagaggagagCGCATGCACGCAGGCTGCCAGGCGTGAAAATgtgcgcgccgcctgcacctTTTGTTGTCTGTCTTCCTTTGctgggaaagagagcgacgaTCAGTCATTTCGATTCTAAACGTGCAAGCCCCGCACGACCACTGAAGAAATCAAAAGGGGAGAAACACGAGTCCCTGCAAGCCGGAGACGAGTGTAGCGACAAACTGTCGGCAACTCGGAAAACAAAACGATCTCTGAGAAAAGGGGGTCATCGGTGAAATCCGCTGTGCCATCCCCACATACGccggcacccacacacacccacacacacacacgacagCAATGCAACAAGACAGCGGGGTTGACTAAAATTGCAGCAACTTGAAGcctgtctgctgctgcgtcgtgaGGTCGGTGCGAAGACGGTACTCCCAGTATGGCATCCCCTTATTGCTCGTCGGGTATCCAGGCGGAAAGACGATCTTCATAGTATCCGTCAGCACCTGCTCCTTGAGCAGCCGGTCcgacaccgtcgtcgtcgacatGGACGGCGAGGCGTTTACCTCGATCAGATGGGGATCGATGTTGTCGTCGATGAGGATGTCGTAGCCGTAGAGCTCGTAGGAGTGCTTGTCATTGAACATCACCGGTTCCACCGCCTTGAGTGAGTGGTAGATAAGAAATTGAATGTTCCTCATCATACCCTCCGCCGCGTACGGTCCGTAGGCCTTCTGAAGATAGAGGAACAAGTTTTGGATAGACCACTTGCCGCCATGCGAGGTGTTGTAATGCTCGTCGCCTTTCTGCAAAGCGACGTTTGTTAGGTGGGAGCCGAGGTCCTCCTGGGCCAGGCTACTGCCGGCGTATCGTGTTGCACAGAACCTGGCGAAGCCGTCCTCGTGTAGGTACGCCACCAGAGGCTTGTAGGACG
This genomic interval from Leishmania panamensis strain MHOM/PA/94/PSC-1 chromosome 16 sequence contains the following:
- a CDS encoding hypothetical protein (TriTrypDB/GeneDB-style sysID: LpmP.16.0380), translating into MSSQSSRQCRTAKTVVIPGIGVISTYMRQSDVAGVRRCRLLHRSVSSSSGMSCHLTPTRKLFGSWVASTAVATTINTQSPAAPTFGDCSDTGTNASLAASQTSPLESEGQHNFASRRAFSGGGVSEMWPIEVPGRARGVVGATNVV